Proteins co-encoded in one Papilio machaon chromosome 24, ilPapMach1.1, whole genome shotgun sequence genomic window:
- the LOC106715899 gene encoding uncharacterized protein LOC106715899 isoform X1: protein MTSAKVVCLVALALFGSAAAQPSKPAFWKGTPMDSMVEEMRSGCAEGSDPTACIKYKVMSLLDSIFKKDSFQISDAVEVTKNGAGNDFSGRSSGDFLDGIENYIQSHDVTFQLPIADTKVTVSPRNLDNDELSLNIKFNKEGARSVGEARKAKLKKIIVPILVFVLLKAMTLIPLAIGVLGLKAWNALQLSFFSFVVSVALAIFQLCKKFTQIAADNSHPQIAAHGPWDAAYAATRRRRDAEPQDLAQELAYNAYQ from the exons atgaCGTCAGCTAAAGTAGTGTGTCTGGTCGCACTGGCGCTGTTCGGGAGCGCCGCGGCCCAGCCCTCGAAGCCCGCTTTCTGGAAGGGCACCCCCATGGACAGCATGGTCGAGGAGATGAGGTCCGGATGTGCGGAGGGATCTGACCCCACCGCGTGCATCAAATATAAGGTCATGTCTCTCTTAGACAGCATCTTCAAGAAGGACTCTTTCCAG ATTTCTGACGCAGTCGAAGTGACCAAGAACGGTGCCGGCAACGACTTCAGCGGCCGCTCCTCTGGCGACTTCCTCGACGGCATCGAGAACTACATCCAGTCCCATGACGTCACTTTCCAGCTGCCCATCGCCGACACCAAAGTGACCGTCAGCCCGAGGAACCTGGACAATGATGAATTGAGCCTCAACATTAAGTTCAACAAGGAAGGCGCGCGCTCAGTCGGAGAGGCCCGCAAGGCTAAGCTCAAGAAGATCATTGTCCCCATCCTGGTGTTCGTGCTCCTGAAGGCTATGACCCTCATTCCTCTCGCCATCGGTGTCCTCGGTCTGAAGGCCTGGAATGCTCTGCAGCTCTCCTTCTTCTCTTTCGTTGTCTCCGTCGCTCTCGCTATCTTCCAACTGTGCAAGAAG TTTACCCAGATTGCGGCGGACAACTCGCACCCGCAGATCGCGGCCCATGGACCCTGGGACGCTGCTTACGCCGCCACCCGCCGCCGTAGAGACGCCGAACCTCAGGACCTGGCTCAAGAACTTGCATACAACGCTTACCAATAA
- the LOC106715546 gene encoding uncharacterized protein LOC106715546, producing the protein MERNPHCESKRIGSPFQKDKEPDGTAIVHEEVLQKTNYDIQKEKNNELLQKINKKTAEYQSNKPSSGVFTEVVTHGAFTSKKVEKEKASKVESVPTKYGNGSNSKSLLGYPSSANDLALDAKSDLESDPNISEEVKNKVIEKLFALVSMVQHAYESKVRVMTEYEKFKDTHLRNEIRREKEHSEQLYKLNMSFQNEVIQAVQQLKSELDISRNVTNNVEDNNVNNIEDSMSFNTNDVQTTLLRMNDFDDVTNNDRTQQSEQSVTKVDDKSE; encoded by the exons ATGGAGCGAAACCCACACTGCGAAAG caagaggATCGGCAGTCCTTTCCAGAAGGATAAAGAACCAGATGGGACCGCAATAGTCCATGAGGAAGTTCTACAGAAGACAAATTATGATATACAGAAGGAAAAGAACAATGAACTTCTACAGAAGATAAATAAGAAGACAGCGGAGTACCAGTCGAACAAACCGAGCTCGGGCGTGTTCACAGAAGTAGTGACCCACGGTGCGTTCACTTCCAAAAAGGTGGAAAAGGAGAAAGCATCGAAAGTAGAAAGTGTACCGACCAAATACGGGAACGGGTCAAATTCTAAATCACTTCTCGGATACCCATCATCAGCTAACGACTTAGCACTAGACGCCAAATCAGACTTGGAATCCGATCCTAATATATCCGAAgaggttaaaaataaagttattgaaaaattgtttGCATTAGTATCAATGGTACAACATGCTTACGAATCTAAAGTACGAGTGATGACTGAGtacgaaaaatttaaagatacgCATTTGAGGAATGAAATCCGTCGAGAGAAGGAACATTCCGAGCAactgtataaattaaacatgagCTTTCAGAATGAAGTCATACAAGCCGTGCAGCAGTTGAAGAGTGAGCTGGATATATCTAGAAATGTAACTAATAATGTAGaagataataatgttaataatattgaagattcaatgagttttaatacaaatgatGTTCAAACAACGTTGTTGAGAATGAACGATTTCGATGACGTCACAAATAATGATAGAACGCAACAAAGTGAACAATCAGTTACCAAAGTCGACGACAAGTCGGAATAA
- the LOC106715899 gene encoding uncharacterized protein LOC106715899 isoform X2, giving the protein MTSAKVVCLVALALFGSAAAQPSKPAFWKGTPMDSMVEEMRSGCAEGSDPTACIKYKVMSLLDSIFKKDSFQISDAVEVTKNGAGNDFSGRSSGDFLDGIENYIQSHDVTFQLPIADTKVTVSPRNLDNDELSLNIKFNKEGARSVGEARKAKLKKIIVPILVFVLLKAMTLIPLAIGVLGLKAWNALQLSFFSFVVSVALAIFQLCKKIAADNSHPQIAAHGPWDAAYAATRRRRDAEPQDLAQELAYNAYQ; this is encoded by the exons atgaCGTCAGCTAAAGTAGTGTGTCTGGTCGCACTGGCGCTGTTCGGGAGCGCCGCGGCCCAGCCCTCGAAGCCCGCTTTCTGGAAGGGCACCCCCATGGACAGCATGGTCGAGGAGATGAGGTCCGGATGTGCGGAGGGATCTGACCCCACCGCGTGCATCAAATATAAGGTCATGTCTCTCTTAGACAGCATCTTCAAGAAGGACTCTTTCCAG ATTTCTGACGCAGTCGAAGTGACCAAGAACGGTGCCGGCAACGACTTCAGCGGCCGCTCCTCTGGCGACTTCCTCGACGGCATCGAGAACTACATCCAGTCCCATGACGTCACTTTCCAGCTGCCCATCGCCGACACCAAAGTGACCGTCAGCCCGAGGAACCTGGACAATGATGAATTGAGCCTCAACATTAAGTTCAACAAGGAAGGCGCGCGCTCAGTCGGAGAGGCCCGCAAGGCTAAGCTCAAGAAGATCATTGTCCCCATCCTGGTGTTCGTGCTCCTGAAGGCTATGACCCTCATTCCTCTCGCCATCGGTGTCCTCGGTCTGAAGGCCTGGAATGCTCTGCAGCTCTCCTTCTTCTCTTTCGTTGTCTCCGTCGCTCTCGCTATCTTCCAACTGTGCAAGAAG ATTGCGGCGGACAACTCGCACCCGCAGATCGCGGCCCATGGACCCTGGGACGCTGCTTACGCCGCCACCCGCCGCCGTAGAGACGCCGAACCTCAGGACCTGGCTCAAGAACTTGCATACAACGCTTACCAATAA